In a genomic window of Scyliorhinus torazame isolate Kashiwa2021f chromosome 5, sScyTor2.1, whole genome shotgun sequence:
- the LOC140422069 gene encoding uncharacterized protein yields the protein MGKPWKCGDCGKGFSAPSQLEAHRHSHTGERPFTCFVCEKGFTQLSALKSHQRVHTGEKPFTCSQCGKGFTTSSNLRKHQRVHTRERPFICSQCGKGFGQLSHLHIHQRIHTGERPFTCSQCEKGFTTSSNLLTHQRVHTRERPFTCSQCEKGFTQLSYLQRHQRVHTRERPFTCSQCEKGFTTSSNLLTHQRVHTGERPFTCSQCEKGFTTSSNLLTHQRVHTRERPFTCSQCEKGFTQLSHLQRHQRVHTRERPFTCSQCEKGFTTSSNLLTHQRVHTGVRPFTCSQCEKGFTRLFNRQRHQRVHTGEKVLTCS from the coding sequence atggggaaaccgtggaaatgtggggactgtgggaagggatttagtgctccatctcagctggaagctcatcgacacagtcacactggggagaggccgttcacctgctttgtgtgtgagaagggattcactcagttatctgccctgaagtcacaccagcgagttcacaccggggagaagccgttcacctgctctcaatgtgggaagggattcactacttcatcgaacctgcggaaacatcagcgagttcacactagggagaggccgttcatctgctctcagtgtgggaagggattcggtcagttatcccacctgcatatacaccagcgaattcacactggggagaggccgttcacctgctctcagtgtgagaagggattcactacttcatccaacctgctgacacaccagcgagtgcacactagggagaggccgttcacctgctctcagtgtgagaagggattcactcagttatcctacctgcagagacaccagcgagttcacactagagagaggccgttcacctgctctcagtgtgagaagggattcactacttcatcgaacctgctgacacaccagcgagtgcacactggggagaggccgttcacctgctctcagtgtgagaagggattcactacttcatccaacctgctgacacaccagcgagtgcacactagggagaggccgttcacctgctctcagtgtgagaagggattcactcagttatcccacctgcagagacaccagcgagttcacactagagagaggccgttcacctgctctcagtgtgagaagggattcactacttcatcgaacctgctgacacaccagcgagtgcacactggggtgaggccgttcacctgctctcagtgtgagaagggattcactcggttattcaaccggcagaggcaccagcgagttcacacaggggagaaggtgttaacctgctcttag